From the genome of Anomalospiza imberbis isolate Cuckoo-Finch-1a 21T00152 chromosome 18, ASM3175350v1, whole genome shotgun sequence:
GAACAGTGGGTTCTATGGCAGGAAAGGATGCCCAGGTGCTGGGGGGGGGGCCACACTGCTTCCCAGAAACTTCCCTTTCCTCTACATAAGGTCTCTGGAATGGCTGAGGAGCTGGGATCGAGTTTACTGCCCGTGTGTTCAGCCCCACTGCGCTGCCCTTTGAGGTGAGGGATGGAGTCCACCTTGGTCCAGAGCCCCCGTGACCCAGGACTGCTGATGTCTCTACAAGGAGAGCCAGTGCCAGGGGCTGTTCTGGCACTGCCATGACAACAGCGGCTCTTGGGCTTCCTGCTTCCGCCATCTGTTTGCAGATGGCTCTGCTAGGCAGCTGATTGCAGCCAAGCTGAAATTTTCCATGCCAGTGGTCAGGTTGGGTTTCAGAAAAGCCAAGGTGGAGAGCTGCAGGGAGTTAGACATGGGTAGCTGGTGGGAAAGGTTATCCTAAGGGAGCAAAGCCCCTGGGATGGCTTGTGATCAGATCAGCAGGATTTCAGCAGAGGAACACTTGCTCAGCCCCTGAAGCTGGACAGTACAATGTGAAGGATACAGCTATTTTTCCAAGCAAGTGTCATTGTGTCACCAGAGGGTGACAACATCCCACAGCATTGCTGTGCCACAGCCACTGCAGTTGTGGTAGTGCCAGTAACACAGGGCAGACCTGGTGAGAGCAACCCGAGGGGGCTGGAAGTTCTGCTGGGCTTTGGCTATCTCAGCTCCTTGGTTCAGTGACCTAGCAGCTCCCAAACTCTCAGCTGGTGTCCAAGGAACATGTTTGGCTTCAGCCATCCACAGACCTGGACCAAAGGTGCCTGCCCAGAGCTCCATGTGTGCCAGAAATGACATGGAGAGGGGATGCAACCCGAGGATCAAGTTCCCTGTTCAGGTGCAAGGTGACTTACGTGAGAGCTATGGCTCGGTGCCAGCCCCATGTTCACCCAGGAGCTGGTGGAAGGTGAGTAATGGGCGGCAGGAAGAGACAAGtcctgtttattctttccttttcctataTTTTGGGCTGTTGAGGAGAAGAGCAAGGTCCCCTCCACATAAGGAGGTCGATCAAGTGTGGATAAAGGTGAATGTGTTCAGGTGGGAGCCCTCGAGTTGCAGTGTGGGCTCTGAGTTGTGGGTGCAGCTTGAGGGTGACATTTGGAGTGCTGACTGGTGGGTCCATGAAAATGTCAGTTTAGATGCCCAGGAGCCATCAGAAATTTAGATGAGGcatgagaagaaaatgaaaaacatgtTGCTGCTGTGAAGTATCTAAATGCAAATCCCTTCACCCTGACAAAGGCACGTTAGGGATGTTAACAAGCTCCACAAAGACCCTGGAGACACGAGGGATCTGGAACACCTTCCAGCTGAGCTGGACTCCTTTATCTTTGGCAAAGGGCACAAGAGGGGGCAGGGTGGAGATAAAACTATGGGTGACATGGAGAGGGACTTCACTTTCTAGAAATACAAGAGTGGTAGCATTGCAGGGCACCTGTAACAGGCAGGTTTGGGTGAGACAAGTGACTGCTTGAGAAATTCCTACCCCAGGGGGCTGGAGAGGCAGAAGGTTTGTGGTGGTTCAAGAGGAGGTGAAGCACTTCTGGAAAAGAAACACCTTTTGCCTTAGAGATGGATAGAGGTGATTCCCCTTCAgtgtcctgcagagccaggTGGAAACACCACAGGCTTTTGCTCAGGATTTGTGCTCCTGACCAGGCAGGAGGACTGTGAGCTGGAGGGGCCTGTTCAGGAGCTCCCCCTCCCGCAGCTTTCTCCACACCTTAGTTTCTTCATGACAAACACCTGAGCACAGAGGATGTGCCTGCCCTTCAGGTAGCAGCTCCAGAACAGAGTGAGTAGAGACAGAGGAGCAGGATCTCAGCCCTCTGCTCCATCCAGAACTGCATCGAGTGGATGGGATTTGAGATAACTGCttcatcacagaatcacagagtagTCTGGGTTAGAAGAAACCTTGGATTAGAAGCTCATgagcaggaacaccttccactattccaggGCCTCCCCAGCTTCATagccaagaattccttcctaatatcccaCGTAATCCTGCCCTTTGTCAGTtggaagccattcctccttgtcaCTCCAGGTCCTTGTCCCAGGCCCCTCTACGGCTCTCCCGGAgccttcttcaggctgaacaccctcagctctcccagcctgtctccagagcagcccaggctgcagccttCGGAATATCTCCATGACCACGCTGTATCCCGTTTCCGTGCGGCTCCAGCCAGGCACACACTCCCGGGGGTCTGCCCACCCTGTGGTCGTGGGGACCCCCCTGCGTCGGTacccccagcctctgctccccgCTCCGAGGAgacacccctggggctgggccgGGGGCTCGCCCGGACGCCGCCCTTCCGCCGAGCCCGGGGAGGCggagccgggcggcggcggcggcgcggagcAGGTGAGgccggggccgtgcggggccCGCGGCCACCCTCGCAGGTGAGCGACAACCCCTGGGCCCGGGAGCCGGGCTGGGCACTTTGGGGAGCGTCCTGGGGGAGCGCGGCCGGGATCGGCGCCGGGGCTCGGCCCCGGAACCGGCATCGTggcggggctgagcaggggcGAAACTGTCGCCTCTCGCCGCCCAGGATTAATCCGGAACCCACACACACCCTCCTCGGTCTGGGGTTCCCCACCCTTGGCCACCCCCCGAACCCTAGGGATGCTCCGAGTCCAGTGGGCACCGAGCTCCGCATCCTCCCAGTTGCGCCTGTTGCGTTTGTGGTGATTGGGGACCCCAGTACTGCCAACGCCTCCGGTTGCGGGGACCTGGATGTGCAGGGGTGGGAGTCTCAGCCAGCACGGACTGTGCACGTTGTCCTCACGGACCATCATCGGCCCTGTCATTCCATCATTTCCTCGTGGGCTTTCCATGACCTTTTGGCCTCTGAGATGTGGACCCTGGAGTGGGGCTGCACCAGCCCTCTGAGCAGGACAATTTTTACATAGGTGTGGGGATTctggcacagaaaggagggcaaCTGGGAGGGGAGAGTGTCCCCAAAGTCACCAATTACCCcatggagcagctgggaagcagCACCCGAATGTCCCTAGCGCTGTGTCCTCCCACTGTCATTATGGCAGCTGCCAGTGTGGCTGGTCCCTGGCGCTGGCTGTTTCTTGGTCTGGCTGGGGACTCCCATGGGAGCTGCTCTTGActtctgctgcagcctctggggaagcagcaggatcCTGGGGGCAGAGAGATGCTGCATGCCCTCGTGGTGGggtcctggcacagcagggtgaAGTTCAAGTAGATATTGGATAAGGTGGAGAGGAGGCAGCAAGAAAACCTTCATCAGGGCCAGAGCAGACTGGTTTGGGCTTTAATGGGGAGATTCTGCCCTGTGAGCACTGTGGTTTGCCTGTCACCTGGCACACTGGCAcgtgtccctgtcctgtgccacccctggagGAGGACACACTTCTGtgctgagctctgtgctggctgaggagccagggacacctggaatgtGCCCTGGTGGCTTttccaccctgtccccagcacttgACACCTCACTGCCAAGGGAATGTTCATCCCTTCCTGCCCCTCTACCAGGTCGCCAGGCAGGACCTCACTGCTGAGGACCCCTCActctgctgggagcaggcaTCTGCCTCCACGATGGCAAGATGGCTGCCCCGCTCCACTGACCTGACCCGCTTCTGCCAGAAGCTCAACCGGGTGAAGACCCTGGAGGATGACATGATGGAGACATCCTTTAACAGATGCCTTTCCACCATCGACTTGACGCTGCTGGGCATCGGGGGCATGGTGGGCTCTGGGCTGTACGTCCTCACAGGCACTGTGGCCAAGGAGATCGCCGGCCCTGCCGTCATCGTCTCCTTCATCATCGCCGGCTTTGCCTCActcctggctgctctctgcTATGCCGAGTTTGGAGCCCGCGTGCCCAAGACAGGCTCTGCCTATATGTTCACCTATGTGTCCGTGGGTGAAATCTGGGCTTTCCTTATCGGCTGGAATGTGCTGCTGGAGTACATGATCGGGGGGGCCGCAGTGGCCAGGGCCTGGAGTGGCTATCTGGACTCCATCTTTAACCACAAGATCAAGAACTTCACCGAGACCCATGTGGGTGCCTGGCAGGTACCGTTCCTGGCCCGCTATCCAGACTTCCTGGCGGCTGCCATCCTGCTGGTAGCCACCGCCTTCATCTCCTTTGGGGCCAAAGTGTCCTCCTGGCTCAACCACATCTTCTCAGCCATCAGCATGGGCGTCATCCTCTTCATCCTCACTATGGGCTTTGTCCTTGCACAGCCCAAGAACTGGAGCACCCAGGAGGGTGGCTTTGCCCCATATGGGCTGTCGGGCATcatggctggcacagccacctgCTTCTACGCCTTTGTGGGCTTTGACGTCATCGCAGCCTCCAGTGAAGAGGCCAGGAACCCACagagggctgtccccagggccatTGCTTTCTCCTTGGGGCTGGCCACCGGTGCCTATATCCTGGTGTCAGTTGTGCTGACCCTGATGGTGCCCTGGCACACGCTGGACCCTGACTCTGCCCTGGCTGATGCGTTCTATAGGAGGGGCTACGCCTGGGCAGGGTTTTTGGTGGCTGCTGGCTCCATCTGTGGTGAGTACAGGCAGTGGTGGGAGGGAGCTGTCCACCTTCCTGCCATGGGGGCTGGGAACAATCTCCAGTTTGGGTTTGGGTCTGATGGGGTCTCCCTTCTTCTACCCGTCCCTCAGCAATGAACACAGTTCTATTGAGCAACCTCTTCTCCCTGCCTCGCATCGTCTACGCCATGGCCGAGGATGGGCTCTTCTTTCAGGTCTTCTCCCGAGTGCACCCCCGCACACAGGTGCCCGTGGTTGGCATCGTGGTCTTCGGGCTGCTTATGGCCCTGCTGGCTCTCGTCTTTGACCTAGAGGCCCTGGTGCAGTTCCTGTCCATTGGCACTCTGCTGGCCTACACCTTTGTGGCCGCCAGCATCATCGTCCTGCGcttccagcagcagaagggGGATGTCCCTGCACCGGCGGCCAGTGGCCGGCCCAACCCTGAGCCCCTCGAGGGCCCGTCTGGGGGCGAGCTGAAGGAGTACGAGTCCTTCTCTGacaagctgcagctggtggacAGGGACAAGAGCAAAGAACAGCGGGAGCCGGGGCAGCTGAAGGCAGCTTTTGAGCCCTACCTGGAGTTCCTCAGAGACTTCTACCCAGGTGAGGTGGTCACAGTGGCCGTGGTGACCTTGATGGTGTCTGCCATCTGCCTCTGCTCCATCTTAGTGTTTGGCAACACCCACCTCCACCTGCCCACCTGGAGCTACTCTCTACTGCTGGTCCTCTTCAGTCTGGGCTTCCTGCTCAGTCTCCTCCTCATCTGGGCACacgagcagcagcacagcacccagaCCTTCCAGGTATGCCCAGGGCCCAGGCAGGAAATCCCTCTGCAGGAGTGAGGGGAGGTGGGAGCAGCTCTGATGGACCGGCAGGGCTCCCAGACACAGCACTTTGTTGAAAGCACCACAACtgctgaaggaggaggagggaggagaggaggaagagaatgTTTGTGGACACTGTGTGTGGGGAGTGTTGGTGCCTCTGCTGTGTGGCCACTGGTCCCCAGGAGGGGACATCCCCAGCAGTTCTATGTCCATCCCATGGGATGGATCCCAAGAATTGCTCCTGTCCACCTTGGGCTCCCTTCTCTGCATCCCCACAAttcctctgctcctctcctgcctcAGCTCCTTACTTTGGCTGCCCTTCAGCTATGTGATGGAGCCCATTTTCAGCCTCCAAACCACTTCTATGCCTCTTGTGCTCCCCCTCTCCTGTTTTCAGCCCACCTGAGCCCTGATGTAGTCAGTGCAGCTTCATAACACCATTGGTGATACCACTTTCCTGCCATgcccctgccctggctcctcTAGCAAGGACCACATTGGCTCAGGATCATGCCAGGAGCTTGTTTGGTCCGCATGATGATGCCTGTGCCCAccttgccagcctggctccgAGCTCCTGGCTCCATTGttcattttcctgaaaaaaaagtgCCACTTCTAGAAATCCCAAGGTGACAGTCCCTTTGTCCCACACATTTGCCAGTGCTGTCTTTTGTCCCTATGATTTTAAAGATTGAGAATGTGGTCCTGCAGGTCTCCCCCCCACCAactccttttctcctgcagatCCCCCTGGTACCCCTCTCCCCAGCACTGAGTATCATCCTCAACATCTACCTGATGCTGAAGCTCAGTTACATGACATGGCTCCGTTTTGCTGTCTGGCTTCTCTTAGGTGAGTGCTCCCATGTCTGCtctggggagggggagcaggaTTTGTCTTGGCACTCTCCAGCTGCTTTGGCAGCTCCTGTCCCCCATTTATGGGTTTGTAAAGCGTATCCTGCCCCTTTCTGCCTCCAGTTCCCCTTTGGAGATGCAAGGCGAGGTCTCCCAGCATCTCCTGAGCCTCTCTGTTTCCCAGAGTGTTACAGTTTGTTCCTGTTAAAAGTTCAGATCCTCCTTAAAGCCCTGGGCTAGAACCGCCCCCTGCTCCTGAGGCAGCTCCGTGGGGCTCAGGAAGTCCTTCCCTTTCCCAGGGACTGAGGGTGCTCCCCTTGCTCTTAACATGCTCATAACCTTGGGCAGGACACTTTTCCTCCTCAAGCAGCCCAGTTAAGCCCCCGTGGTGCTTTAGCTTTTTGCTCCACTGGGCTACTGGCCACATCCGTGCCACATTCCGCTGTGGTGCCAGCCATGatggtgccagcagccaggctgtgctggagcccctgctgtccctgtccccgctgcAGGCTTGCTCGTCTACTTCGGCTATGGCATCTGGCACAGCAAGGAGAACCTGCGGGAGCCACAGCCCCAGCGCGTCAGCGCCCGCTATGTGGTGTTCCCAGgtggcagcctggaggagagggtGCAAGcagtccagcccagctcccagcctgccACCGGGCTGCCAGACACCGACGCCGATGACTGCAAGAGATGACAACCCTGGCAACGGGGGCACTTGGAGATGGGAGCGTTGGAATCTGCTCCTGCAGTGAGGCGAAAGacccaccctcctcctcctggtcCCTCCGACAGCAGAGCcactggggctgccctgggtgTGGGGCTGCACCTGGAGAGGATGAGGATGCTCACCCTTCCCCACACGTTTCTGACAGAGTGTGGAGGGGCCGACTgcctccctccccatcccctgcACTTGAGAGCTGGGTCTCAGCCCAGTGCCTGCCCTGCTCACGAGGAGCTGTGCCCTTGTTCACCTCTCCCTGAGCACACCCTGGCACTGTGCAGCACATCTTCTGTCTGCCAGCACATCCGTGCAGCTGGGGATGCAGAGGTTCCCCAGGGACCAGGATAGGCAGCCCAGTACTGCCCATCCTGACTCTCATCCTGAGTGCAGCCCCCCCTGCCTCCTGCAGAGTCCCCTTTGGAAGGAGGCAGGGGCCAATCATGCATCCCCACAGGCACCCTTGCCATCTCTATGCCCAAGGCTGCTCTCCTCAAAGTCTGGgtctgagggagctgaggagcagctggagacatGACATGGAGAAGGGATATGGCCAGAGTGGGTGGCTGGGAAGGCACTCCAGGAAAGCCAGTGGAGGCTGGCACAGCAAAAGCCATTCTGCATTTTCCCAGCTGCTGAAATTGGCTGTCTGAGGGGTGGACTGGGGGCCATGCTCACAGGAAGATAATGCTATGGCCAGGCTCTTGCTCCAGTCCTGAGCAGGGTGTGGGTGCTCAGGACCCCAGGTGCATTGCCTTGTCCCTGGAGGTCCCCAGTGGTATCCCTGAGCTggtctgcctggagccagctCCTTACTTCTCCTGCACCCCACCTGCCCCACCATGGGGACTCAACCCCCCATAATGCCCCTTCCAAGCTCTCTGGGGCTTGGGACAGGCTCAGCAGGTGCTTTTTCAGTATTGCCTCCTCCCCAGCAATCATCCCCAtgctttggggtgaccccagcTGCAAGGGTGTCATGGGGGgctccccagcagcactgctgcagccagccctggctgtttTGCCCATGAACCTATGGTCAGTCAAGTGTGAGGCTGCCAACTTGACAGGCCTTGCAGCATGGACATCCTGCTCCATCCACATGCTCTGCATGCTGCGAGGAGCTGGGGACTGTGGGCAAGCTGTTCCATTACTTCTTGCTGGCCAGTCCCTGGGGGGCCCTAGAGAGGCTGTGGGGACCCTCAGTAGGATACGCTGGCTCCGGTGAACCCCTCTGtctgccagcactgctctgtgtcccacctcgtccctgccctgctgccaccagcgctGTGGTCCCGCTTGGCACCTCTGTGTCGTGGCTTGTGAGCAACGGGCTGATTTGGTCATCCTCATAAACACTGTTTCTGCGATGGCTCTGACTGGTTGTGATCTCTGTTTCTCCAAGTCTCAAGGTGGGAAGCACTCCCCAGTCGACGCTCAGGAAAGCCCCCCAAGAaagtggggaaagggagagtgCCCACTGCCACCCTGCTGCCACCGGTGTTCCAGTCACGAGGACAAGCTCCAGCCAGACCCACAGAAACCGGGACCCCACGGGGCTGGAGTAGGCTGGGACTTGAGTCTTACAGTACACAAATACCCTGATATTGACCCAGATAGGACTGAACCCCACTGTGAGCAGTGAGGACAGTGCTGAGTCAGCACCAGGGCAGGGTTACTAAAGCTGCCCAAGGTTATGAGCCAAAGGATTTGAGAACTTGTGCAATTAATAGGAACTATTTATAACCCACAGTTACCCTCATCCCCACACTGTTGTTCTCTAGGGAAATGTCCTTCCTGAGATAACAGAGTCCTTCTTCATTAAAAAGCAAGTGTTGAACAGGCACCCAAGGAGGCACAAGCTGAACCCTCCTTAGTGACTCAGCTTTAATCTGAGTAATAAATTTAATCTGGTAATAAAGCCATTGTCATCAGGACAAAGGCAAGTAAAAAGatccacagggacacaggaggagaagggagcccagtgcagagctggggaggggcagGAAAGTCCTCACAGAGAGGGATGGGCTGAGGGTGGCTTTTATGTTCCCCTGTGGAGGAAAGTCAATGGCAGTCATAACTCAGCTCTCTTAGCAGGGTTCTCAATCAGCCTTTTAAGCTGCAAAAGACCAAAGAGTTACTGAATGAGCTTTGTAACCattgatatttattttattttaaaacattcatttctaaaaatgcacagaaatcCCTGTTAGGCTGTGGCACACAAAGCACAGGGTcctccccagcagagcaggaggtgcCGGGGTTGCAGCCAGCAGGGTATTAAAGGATTGGAGTATAATTCTCTGGCACTTGGAAGGCCAGTGGGGCCTCCCAAGCACACTTGTGTGACCTCCCAAGCAcacttgtggggtttttttaaaataggatTACAAAATTGGTTGGTTCGTGTGTCATACACTGTCCTACAGTGGTAACATGCTCTGCACAGAACATGTattaattgatttttaattGACTACTCATTAATATACACAGAAGGGGGATGGCAGCAGCCACTGGCACCCAGACAGCCCTTCTACAGGAATTTGTTCCTGAAAATTGtatcagcagagaaaaaaaaatctaatcagCAAGGCTTTAAGATGGCAGCCTGTAATTTTAAGAGAAAACACTGGCTGCCTCATCCATACCCTCAATTCCAAACAGATGTAAAATGAAACCATTCCCATGTGCACTTCCCAGAACCCTGTTTcatggagctccaggagcagctacTTGCTGCTTCCCTGTGGCTGACCATACACCTGTTTTTCAGAGCAGTATCATTCTCCaaatttgcttaaaaatatAAAGTCCTCTGTTTTCTGGGAGCCATGACAATGATGTAATCAGGCTGCAGGAAATCAATCTACTTCCAGAGCTGCGGGGAGGTATGTGGGTCAGTGCTGGAGTGGCCAATGCTGGGGCTCTGGGAACTGGGAAGGGCTTTATGGGCCGTGGGGCAGAAGCAGCTCTGGCACACGTGCTCTGGGCTGGATTAAGAGGGTTAATGTGAGTCCTGGATGATAATCCCCACAGACAGCATGGGagtggacaggcagcagccagggctggctgagcCTCTCCAGAGATGCTGCTGGACTGGGACAGTAGCTGGCAGGACAGTGCTGGTTTGTTGTGCCCTGGGAGGACAGTTCCCATAAGGCAGGTGCAGCATCACAAGGAAAAATGCAAATCCAGAGGGGAATAACATGAGATTTGTACCAGAGAGAAAATTAGTGTTGGGGCTGTCACCTACACCCTTTAAATGGCAGTGAGTAACCGAGTCTGTGGACCTTAGCCCCATGTGCAACTCAGGGATGGACACAAGGACTGAGCCAGTGAGGATTTTGGAGGCTTCAGAACACAGGCTCGCTGCTGCAGCCCATGCAGCCCCGGGAATGGGAccagtgggagctgcagagatctctgggctgcaggagctcttACAGCTTGTGGAACCCAGGAGTCACAGGTGCACAGTTTAATAACTGGAATAAGCAGCTGCTTGCATAGCTGAGCCTTGTCCATGctggagggagaaaaaggggaGCCCCAAGCACTGGAAGGGGGGTGGTGGGTTGCACCCAGGAGAGAGCAGCTCCACGTCCTAATTAAATCACTTCCCAGCCTCATGTTCTAAATTATCCCTCCCCACTCATCTCCCCTGCCCCGGCTCTGAAAGCAGCACAGATGAGCTGCAGGGCTCGGGGAGGCCGGCTGTAAGTAATCCTCTCATtatcctgccctgctcccctcctcctcctgcagacACAGCCCGAGGATGAGGTAAGCATCACGCAGCATTCCAGGATGGCAGCAGTGGTGTATCTGCTCCTACCACCAGCTGGGGAATGGTAGGGCATTAAAAGATGGCACAGAGCAAGGTAGTCTTGTTGTCCCCTTGTCCCTGCACGATGTGCTGGTGGTCAGGCAGACAGATCCCCAGTCATTCCAGGAGTGTTTGTGCTGTGTCTCAGCAGTccccacagccacagcttttcctgTCTTGGCACTTTCCAAGGAGCTGTGTAAGCAAGGGCACAAACGGCGTGGACCCATCCCTGTGGCAGAGGTTCCATTCCAACACCAGATGCATCTGCTGCATCTGCTTCGGGGGCAAGGGAGGAAACAGCCATTTCCCCACATGTAACACACCACACAGACACAAAACTGCAGCTACTGGCCTCG
Proteins encoded in this window:
- the SLC7A4 gene encoding cationic amino acid transporter 4, which produces MARWLPRSTDLTRFCQKLNRVKTLEDDMMETSFNRCLSTIDLTLLGIGGMVGSGLYVLTGTVAKEIAGPAVIVSFIIAGFASLLAALCYAEFGARVPKTGSAYMFTYVSVGEIWAFLIGWNVLLEYMIGGAAVARAWSGYLDSIFNHKIKNFTETHVGAWQVPFLARYPDFLAAAILLVATAFISFGAKVSSWLNHIFSAISMGVILFILTMGFVLAQPKNWSTQEGGFAPYGLSGIMAGTATCFYAFVGFDVIAASSEEARNPQRAVPRAIAFSLGLATGAYILVSVVLTLMVPWHTLDPDSALADAFYRRGYAWAGFLVAAGSICAMNTVLLSNLFSLPRIVYAMAEDGLFFQVFSRVHPRTQVPVVGIVVFGLLMALLALVFDLEALVQFLSIGTLLAYTFVAASIIVLRFQQQKGDVPAPAASGRPNPEPLEGPSGGELKEYESFSDKLQLVDRDKSKEQREPGQLKAAFEPYLEFLRDFYPGEVVTVAVVTLMVSAICLCSILVFGNTHLHLPTWSYSLLLVLFSLGFLLSLLLIWAHEQQHSTQTFQIPLVPLSPALSIILNIYLMLKLSYMTWLRFAVWLLLGLLVYFGYGIWHSKENLREPQPQRVSARYVVFPGGSLEERVQAVQPSSQPATGLPDTDADDCKR